GTGGAAAAGTCAGATGCTTATGTTTACCATTATCAGTTGACTATGGCTATGTCACATCACATACCCATCTCGTAGCCATCTCTGACTAAGCAATGCCCACCATCAACTTAAAATAACCCAACATGCATTCAACTAAACATTATCTTTTCTGTTTACAGGTAAAGGTCAATGAAATCTCTTAACAAAAATCTTGAAAACTAatctatggttttatatatttcccTTTGAGAGACATTTCATTGACAGACTTGCAGAGAGATGGGTGTTGAAGCCAGAGGAGTTGTATTGCAATTATCATCAGTAGTTGTAATAGTGGTTTTATTGATCATTCAACCCAGGCAAATCAGAATTGGTATGGCGAAACAGTGCCTTATAAACCAGCAGATGAGAAGGTAACAAAGCTACACTTCTATTTCCAAGACATTAACGATGTTTTGGTGGCTAGAAACGCGGCAGTGGATATATTCTCAACCTTGTTTACCTCACTGTATATTGTGGATAACCCATTGACTGAAGGACCTGAACTGAATTCGACAATTGTCGGTCGAGTTCAGGGTCTGATTGGGTTTGCAGCACAGAAGAAAATGGCTTCACTCGTGGGGCTTAGTTATGCTTTCACAGACGGCAAATTCAATGGGAGTACTCTCATTATTGTCACCAGGAATCCTATACTGATACCCGAACGAGAATTTCCTATTGTCGGTGGAACTGGATTGTTCCGATTGGCTCGTGGATTTGCAAATGTTAAGACTGTTCTGTTGGATCCTGTTGCTGGAATTGCTACCATCGAGTATAATGTAACTGTTGTTCACTATTAATGAAAAATTATATTGCAATGCTGTGGCTAATGTAATCACCTATTTTAATGATTTTTGGTTTTTCTGACTTGTTAGAAATATGtttgcttttttttctttcttttccttctaatTTGTTTGATGAACACAAAATTACATTTATAGCTCCATCTTTGCAGTCTAGGTGTAAGTGCGTAAATGGCCTTGCTCAATTGTCTAACTACTCTAGTACTCTTCATAATTTATAGTGCGTAAATGCAAATCTAACTGCTCGAGAACGCTGTTTCCGCAATGTACCTTATAAACAGAGAGGTTTAGGCATCACACTCCGTTCACGTGTAATTTCCGATCTGGTTGCATTTCCGGCAAAACATatcacaaaaagaaaataagataaaataaaataagatagaACAAGTtgagtttaaaataaaaaaagtcgTATCATATTTGTACCCACTTGAGTGTTACAGCtattgcaccattttggtctCCTTGGAGTAGGTATGAAGAttcttttaattttcatttttaaattgttgcttgtttgctaAGAGGATGATGATAACTCGTAGTATACTTGGATCAATTGTTGGTTTATTTGGTTCACTGACTTTTTCAGAAGTGTCTCTTTTATAGACAAAAGTCAGTGGATACTGATCAAAACATAGAGTTACTTCTCATTGCAAACAAAAACATAGAGAGGAAGAGTTTATTAGAAACATGGGTATTCAAGCTCTATGGAttgctgtaattttttttttgttgatcatTCAAACCCAAGCAACAAAGAATTGGCATGACACAATACCATCCAAACCAACGGAGGTTTTCGGTAAAGAGAAGGTAACAAAGCTGCACTTTTACTTTCATGACACAATAAGTGGAAACAATCCGACTGGGGTGGTGGTTGCTAGAGCTAATACAACAGCTCAATCTCCGACGGCGTTTGGCTTGTTGGCAATTATAGACGATCCATTAACAGAAGGACCTGAAATCACTTCGAAACGTATTGGTCAAGCTCAAGGTCTAGTTGGGTTTGCATCACAGGAAGAATTTGCTTCACTCATGGCACTTATTTATGTCTTCACGGATGGTAAGCTCAATGGGAGTACAATTAATATTGTCACTAGGAACCCCATTATGAACCCAGTTCGTGAGTTTGCTGTCGTTGGTGGAACCGGAGTGTTCAGATTTGCTCGTGGATTTGCAAATGTTAAGACATTTTGGGTTAATGTCACCTCTGGAGATGCTATTGTCGAATACAATGTAACCATTATTCACTATTAGCGAACAATAGGAGTCATCCCGGTTAATACAATGTATTTAATTGTTTTCTAATTAATCTTGTGTGAGCGCTTTCATAATCATCTCAATTGtggaaaacataataaaaattgtATTTCAAGTAAAGTAATTATATGCTAATAGTCCAAAAATACACCAAAAATAATTTGATGCTTCAACTCATCacgtcttttctttctttctttctttctttgtgtCACTAGTTCCTTGATAAGTTTAAATTTTGATATGCACTATACCAAGAGCTAGAGAGAGCGAGCGAGATCAAAAGAGATGGGTGTTGTAGCAGCCAGAGTTTTTCTACATCCCATACTGTTTATTGTTGCAGTGGTTTCAAAGAGcataattcaccaaatccaagcTCAAAAGGTTGATTGGAGTGAGACTGTACCATACGAAGAGCAATTCCGTAACAAGGTGACTCGTCTGCACTTCTATTTCCATGACAGGGTGAGTGGAAAGAATCCAACTGCTATTCCAATTGCTCAAGCTTCTACTACAAATCAGTCGTCGACAATGTTTGGGACACTGCGAATGATAGATGACCCATTGACAGAAGGATCGGATCCTAGCTCAAAAGTCGTGGGTCGAGCTCAAGGGCTGTACGGATTCTCAGGTCAAGATCAGCTATCTTTAATTGCAGTGGTAAGTTATGTTTTCACTGATGAGAAGCTTAAAAACGGGAGCAGTCTCAGTCTTCTTTCCCATAACCCGATATTAAACCCCGTTCGAGAATTAGCTGTTGTTGGAGGAACTGGATCATTTCGCTTTGCTAGTGGATTTGCACAAATTAAGACCCTTTTCTTCAATCTTACAAGTGGAGATGCCATTGTCGAATATTATGTAACTGTAGTTCACTACTGATATTGATGTGAACATCTATTTGGTAAAGCGTTGTATGTTTGATCATGTTTATGAGAAAACAAGTTCTCGGACATTCAGTTTCCATAGCTGACCGTAACAACGTGCAGGACTCGAAACAGGGTGGCATCCTCACATGTAAGAAGTTCTACCAAGTTGTAGACTTATCATAGGAGTTGCCGAACCCTGAACCACGCTTTACTCCTAAGACTCCAGAAAAAGGAAATGTGCTTGAACCAAATCAAAGACAGAGAATTCTCCATTTAGCTAATTTTCGTCTATCAGACCGTGTACCTACTTCAGAGACTTGTCCTTCTCTGTAATCTTAAAGGTGGGTCAACAAAGAAAAGTTGGGTAAGCAACGTGTGGAAACTAACAATTATGAAAAGTATTTTTGCCCTTCAAATACGCTATAATCATGTCATCACATGACTGACTTAGCTCTTTAGAAGATCTACATATACAGCCTGCTGTCTACATTTCTATAGTCGCAATTCAGAAATCTGGAGATAAATTCTAGAATCTCAGTTATATCAGGATAGTGAACAATATTTGGTATTTTGGTTTAGTTTAataaagttggttttattagGAAACTCTATGTCAGGAAGTCGGTAGATTTGTGTTAGGAAACTATTGTGAGCAGCAGTAGTATTTAAAGGGTGTTAGGTCTTGAGTTCTGTTTGTGAAAAACTACATATCAACTTGAATTCTTTCTTTGGTCTGCTATTATGGCAAACATGAGTTGTGTAATAGTAGTGCTCATTGTTTGGATTGCGATGGcagcaattgctgaaagcaagATTGAAGAGGTGAAAAACTGGAAAGATAATCTAAGTTTAGGGGAAGAAAAGATGACAAAGCTTCACTTCTACTTCCATGACATATTGAGTGGGAAGAAACCAAGTGCGGTACAAATTGCACAAGGTAAAGACACTGATAAATCTCCAACTTTCTTTGGAGTTCTGATGATGGCTGATGATGCATTAACTGAAGGACCTGAACCAACTTCTAAACTTATCGGCCGAGCACAAGGACTGTACGGTTCGGCTGGACAAGAGTCTTTGGGCTTGATTATGTCTATGAGTTTTGGATTCACTGAAGGTGTTTACAATGGTAGTACACTTAGCGTTATGGGTAGGAATGCAGCTATGAAGCCGGTGCGTGAGATGCCGATTGTTGGTGGAACCGGCGTGTTTCAGTTGGCGCGTGGAAATGCTGTGGCTAAGACCCATTGGTTTGACGGCACTACTGGTGATGCCATTGTTGAGTATAATGTTACAGTTCTTCACTACTGATTTCTGTAGTataatttattactaattatttgTATTGATTAGTGTTTTATTAATCTGTGTTTTGAACTGGTTAAGTTTAACCAAGTCCTTGATTTTACATGAATTCATAAAGATCTCTCCATCAAAAAACAAGAGGAAATCAAAATTATTTGGGGTGGGGGACCTTCAATTAAGAGGTCGTTGGAAGTGGTCCGTCACTTCCTTGAAGTGGGACGCTCAGTTAAGATCTGCATTTTAAAGTCTGACCATGATGTGTAACAATATGGAGTGCATGATGATGTATGACGTTATTGTCGTATCAAGGGGTGGTAATAGATCTAGAGGTTTATACGATTCATATTTACCCTCCGACTTTGAGCACCCTTCTCACAAACAAAACAACATACATGGAAGACTAAGACGGCCGTTATGTCATGTTTTCCGGTACCATTATAATAGATAGCGGTAACAATTACCGGCATGTCAGCTCCAGCACTTCGCTTGAATTAATAATAGTGGAACTAGCTTAAGCATTTCACCAGTAGTAAACTCTAGCTCCAAAAGTTTATGATATGGGGTCCTTAAAATGTCCAATTTCCAACAAGTCCTTAAAGTCGGTATATTCGGGAATTCACCATCCACCTGGTAACTGTTATTTGTTTGAATATATTATGAATGCACAAGTAGACATCAATCCATTGTAGTTCAGCCCGGTTAGGATACCTGGCTTTCACCCAGGCGACCCGGGTTCAAATCCCGGCAatggaaaatttttcttttttgtttaaagTTTTTGGTCATACTACTGATCCCAAAGTATGTACTGTGTCTCATGGTCCACCTTTCCTTTCGGTGTGGATTGGATTTGGTTTtgcctaggggtgcacataccctacccatacccgccaatgttttaaccgtatcctaccctatccactatttggcgggtagggtgacggttaaAAGATTTCTTACCCGCCGTtaaatgggtagggtgacgggtaaagctcgaaattatcctaccctacccgtctACCCGCATGATATATTGAAAAGACCAAGTAACCCTTCCATTGTTTTTTTCTCCTGCACATTTTTTCGTTGTTTTTAAAGATATCAGGGGTAAAATATAAACACACTTTTGTTCATCTTTTCTTCAGAGAACTCAACCCCAAATCGAACCATTTACTCTCTCTTTTGTCGTCTGAAAATGAAAAGTGAAAACCCCATTCAAAATtctccattgaagaagaagatcaaaaaAGTCTCATCTCCATATAAGTAATTTGGTTCTAAGTGGTTTCACATTTCTCTAACCCCATCTTCAGGTACTATTCAAACTCCTCAAAAACTGAAATTTCAGATCGGAAATCGATTTATTGATGCTGTTGTTTTTACCTCCGAAACCAAGTAATTCTTGGCGTGTTAAAACTAGTGTTTGATGACTTCGTAGTGTTTTTAACTAGAGTTTACAACGATTGCCAAGAGCTTTCCTCTACTTTCTTCATATGAGTAATCAGTTGAGTAATATGATTTAGGAATTAGTTGAgaaattaacatgcatgttaactgaATGATGAATTTCTCATAGAAATTTAGTTTGTTCCACATGGAGGACGAGTTTCAGTAGGATTCTGTTAGGGATGGGAGCAAAAAGGCAATTGAATGGGATTTAAAAACTCAGGTCATATGTTAACTGATTGATAAATTGTCTCTTCATGGTTGTATAGATTTTCATTAATTCATGACTtctagctaaaacccatgtctttaaATGTAAAAAGTTTTAATGTTTCAAACAATTTCAGTGAGATTTTGTTCATATAACTTTGAACTATCTTAGCATCTTGGCATAGACTGTGTTTAGTAAGTGTCCtgaaatttgggttaagggaaGTTGTATTCTGCAATATTTGTTGGATTGACTGTTTTCTGCGTTCTTTTGCATTGTTGTATTCTTTTTGATTCATCAATAGGCAATCACATTTCATAGCGGTTGAACTTTATTTCTCATCTTAACCAGTTCTGCTTTACCAGCGTAACAAAACCCATATCATACCCTCTTCCGTTATTGCATTCTAAACTTCATTCACGTCTGGCGAAGCCTGTAATCTTCTTTAAGAGCCATAACTTTCGAGTTATGAATCTGTTGCACTAAAAATGgatccataagaaagcttttaaTAATAGTTTCCATTGTTCCCCTAAAAATGCAATACTATATCGTTGTAGTTATAGAAGACATTAAATCCTCGTTAGCCATATTGTTGGTTAGGCTGACCATCTGGTTCCCTCTGCTGGTCAGTATATAATAGTGGACCACAAAACCTATGCCAAAAAAATACCTGCTTTGTATTTGTActtcaatatctttttttatTGGTTACTTGTAGGGTTCCTTGATTGTGATCTTCTTTTTCATGCCAGGAAATTATCCGTATCTATTAAATggaagagaagaacaagaaggCTTTCTGCATTGAACACAAGCTGGGGATTTCTTGTTGTGATCGAATTAATGTACTGCAGCTGAACCGAAGGTGTTTTAGGGCCTAAGAATAAATGGAAGATACTGACGCTTGCATATGGAAAGGAGTTGAAACTAGCCGAAGCAGAGGCTATGGTCGGGTTAGGCCGGAGTGGTCGGACTTCAGGAGAGCCTGAATTTGCAAACTAGAGTTGGTGTTCGGACTGTGCCTGGCAACTTTGCTAGGTATTAATCGTTGGACTTCTTGTGATCGCAGGACTTGATATAAAAACTCGATAGAAGTTTCAGAAAGAGGAGGCCGGACGGGGATTCTTTGGAGGAGGATCGGCCAGAGAGCCGTGAGCAGAGACAGAGAACAAGAGGCCGGAGTTGAACTTGTTCAGAGTCTGAACTTCAGACTTCAGAAAGTCATGGgaaaaaaaacggttatacccgccaccctaccctacccgacccgccagagaatgggttgggtaggatattacccgtttaatggcgggtagggtggcgggtaaaatttttattaaccgccagtaaacgggtagggtggcgggtataggccatatcctacccaccctacccgttgtgcaaccCTAGTTTTGTCGTTCTGGTAATCAGGATTTCAGGGCATAACTATGGTGGCATGTTTAGAGAACGCAATCACATTATAAAAAACAATAACTTTAAAACTCTTAACAGGAGAAAGAAGGTTTATATACCTGGGTTGCTTATATAGCCTAAATGCGTGGATAGTAGTCTTGTGACTGGATTGCTAGTTGGTTTAACACAGACTTAAACTCAACTTTGAATAAAGAGAACAGACAAATCCGAATACTCACTCTCATGATCACTGCTTGGTCATTGTGGAAGAACAGATGTCTAAAGGGAACTTGCCTTA
This is a stretch of genomic DNA from Papaver somniferum cultivar HN1 chromosome 1, ASM357369v1, whole genome shotgun sequence. It encodes these proteins:
- the LOC113332922 gene encoding dirigent protein 22-like, with product MGVEARGVVLQLSSVVVIVVLLIIQPRQIRIGMAKQCLINQQMRRNAAVDIFSTLFTSLYIVDNPLTEGPELNSTIVGRVQGLIGFAAQKKMASLVGLSYAFTDGKFNGSTLIIVTRNPILIPEREFPIVGGTGLFRLARGFANVKTVLLDPVAGIATIEYNVTVVHY
- the LOC113290484 gene encoding dirigent protein 21-like, producing the protein MGIQALWIAVIFFLLIIQTQATKNWHDTIPSKPTEVFGKEKVTKLHFYFHDTISGNNPTGVVVARANTTAQSPTAFGLLAIIDDPLTEGPEITSKRIGQAQGLVGFASQEEFASLMALIYVFTDGKLNGSTINIVTRNPIMNPVREFAVVGGTGVFRFARGFANVKTFWVNVTSGDAIVEYNVTIIHY
- the LOC113290470 gene encoding dirigent protein 23-like, whose translation is MGVVAARVFLHPILFIVAVVSKSIIHQIQAQKVDWSETVPYEEQFRNKVTRLHFYFHDRVSGKNPTAIPIAQASTTNQSSTMFGTLRMIDDPLTEGSDPSSKVVGRAQGLYGFSGQDQLSLIAVVSYVFTDEKLKNGSSLSLLSHNPILNPVRELAVVGGTGSFRFASGFAQIKTLFFNLTSGDAIVEYYVTVVHY
- the LOC113290477 gene encoding dirigent protein 23-like → MANMSCVIVVLIVWIAMAAIAESKIEEVKNWKDNLSLGEEKMTKLHFYFHDILSGKKPSAVQIAQGKDTDKSPTFFGVLMMADDALTEGPEPTSKLIGRAQGLYGSAGQESLGLIMSMSFGFTEGVYNGSTLSVMGRNAAMKPVREMPIVGGTGVFQLARGNAVAKTHWFDGTTGDAIVEYNVTVLHY